The DNA region GCGGACGACGAGAACCGCGCGGCCGCATCCTCATCGTCGACGACGAAGCCAACGCGCGCGCGGCGCTCAGCGAGATTCTCCACGACGAGGGCTACACCACCGAGACCGCCGCGGACGGATTCAAGGCCCTTGGCAAGCTTGAGGACTTTCAGCCCGACGTCGTCCTGACAGACCTGAAGATGCCGGGCCTCGATGGCATTGCGTTCATGGAGAAGGCGAAAAGCGCCATGCCCGGCGCCGTGTTCGTCGTGATGACGGCCTTCGGGACCATTTCGAGCGCGGTCCTCGCGGTCAAAAAGGGGGCCGAAAACTACCTCACGAAGCCCTTGGAGCTCGAGTCACTGACGGCGGTGGTCGAGCGCGCCATGGAGAAGGCGCGGCTCGTCCAGGAGACGCGCCAGCTGCGCGACCGCCTGAGGGAGCGCAACGCCGCGGGCCTCATCGTGACCAGCGACCCGCGCATGAAGCAGCTACTCGACCTCGTCGCGCAAGTGGGGCCGAGCCGCGCCAGCGTCCTCGTCACCGGCGAGAGCGGAACAGGAAAAGAGCTCATCGCCGAAGCGATCCACAGCGCGTCGACGCGCGCGAACAAGCCCTTCGTTCGACTCAACTGCGCCGCCCTCGCCGAGTCCTTGCTCGAGAGCGAGCTATTCGGCCACGAGCGAGGCGCCTTCACCGGCGCCGTCGGTCGCCGCGAGGGTCGCTTCAAGCAGGCCGACGGCGGCACGCTGTTCTTGGACGAGATCAGCGAGATACCCCAGGGCACGCAGGTCAAGCTGCTGCGATTCCTCCAAGAGCGAACCTTCGAACGCGTCGGCGGCAACGAGACACTCAAGGTGGACGTTCGCGTGATCGCCGCGACGAACAGGGACCTCGAGTCGGAGATCAAGCAAGGCCGCTTCCGAGAGGACCTCTTCTACCGGCTCAACGTCGTCACCGTCGACTTGCCGCCGCTCCGGGAGCGGCGTGGCGACATCCCGACGCTCGCTTCGTTCTTCCTGAGGCGCTACGCCGCGGAGAACGGCCGCACCATCGAAGGCTTCTCCACCGACGCGCTGGAGCGCCTATCGAACTACGGATGGCCGGGCAACGTGCGCGAGTTCGAGAACGTGGTCGAGCGCGCCGTCGTGCTGT from Myxococcales bacterium includes:
- a CDS encoding sigma-54-dependent Fis family transcriptional regulator, which translates into the protein MVTSPNARGSHERETPPFSVGTASDAAAPPATPVDVPAASREPAGEASLRGRREPRGRILIVDDEANARAALSEILHDEGYTTETAADGFKALGKLEDFQPDVVLTDLKMPGLDGIAFMEKAKSAMPGAVFVVMTAFGTISSAVLAVKKGAENYLTKPLELESLTAVVERAMEKARLVQETRQLRDRLRERNAAGLIVTSDPRMKQLLDLVAQVGPSRASVLVTGESGTGKELIAEAIHSASTRANKPFVRLNCAALAESLLESELFGHERGAFTGAVGRREGRFKQADGGTLFLDEISEIPQGTQVKLLRFLQERTFERVGGNETLKVDVRVIAATNRDLESEIKQGRFREDLFYRLNVVTVDLPPLRERRGDIPTLASFFLRRYAAENGRTIEGFSTDALERLSNYGWPGNVREFENVVERAVVLCDTAQVELRHLPKAVVPDGERGGPPPVPGSTIADLERYAILKTLEACGGSTSKAALILGISTRKVQYKLHEYGAAGEPELE